One region of Hymenobacter sediminicola genomic DNA includes:
- a CDS encoding PadR family transcriptional regulator — MKVENTQVQMRKGILEFCILEIIARGEVYASDMLEELTQARMIVVEGTLYPLLTRLKNAGLLDYTWKESMSGPPRKYYTLTEAGTEFLQQLRLTWEEVEDSIRIIRTKPSASGSPELPVVL, encoded by the coding sequence ATGAAAGTTGAGAACACCCAAGTGCAGATGCGGAAAGGCATCCTGGAGTTCTGCATTCTGGAAATCATCGCCCGCGGCGAGGTTTATGCGTCGGACATGCTCGAAGAGCTCACCCAAGCCCGCATGATTGTGGTGGAGGGTACGCTCTACCCGCTGCTGACGCGCCTCAAGAACGCCGGCCTCCTGGATTACACCTGGAAGGAATCCATGAGTGGCCCGCCCCGCAAGTACTACACCCTCACCGAAGCCGGCACGGAGTTTCTCCAGCAGCTGCGCCTGACGTGGGAGGAAGTCGAGGATTCCATTCGCATTATCCGGACCAAGCCTTCCGCCAGCGGGAGCCCCGAACTGCCGGTCGTACTGTAA
- a CDS encoding PorV/PorQ family protein, giving the protein MSHVFRIAPLLLGVSGALALAPHMASAQDSTPKYSNEFLNIGVGGRALGMGKTQVSLAQDATAGYWNPAGLLSQRTKYDAVLMHSELFSGIVKNDYAAFSMPLDDQSAIGISAVRLGVDDIADTRDLINEYGYIQYDRIRYFSVADYAVMLSYARRIGNIEGLKVGANAKVIYRNIGEFANAWGFGIDAGVQYDKGSWRLGLMARDITTTVNAWSINSERLRPVAGDSTDIPANSTEITLPRFVLGVGRLIQLPGEFTALAAIDLEMTTDGQRNTLISSKAVSIDPRAGLEIGYKNLVFLRGGVSNIQQVKAFTGSDEWKVQPSLGVGVALSGLRLDVALSQLAIEKLGGRSQTNNIIVSLGYGIK; this is encoded by the coding sequence ATGTCGCACGTTTTCCGTATTGCTCCCTTGCTGCTCGGTGTGAGTGGCGCGCTGGCCCTAGCACCTCATATGGCCTCCGCGCAGGATTCTACGCCCAAATACAGCAACGAATTCCTTAATATCGGTGTCGGGGGACGGGCCCTGGGCATGGGCAAAACGCAGGTGAGCCTGGCGCAGGACGCCACCGCCGGCTACTGGAACCCGGCCGGCCTGCTCAGCCAGAGAACCAAGTATGATGCTGTGCTGATGCACTCTGAGCTATTCTCAGGCATCGTTAAGAATGACTACGCGGCCTTTTCGATGCCGCTCGACGACCAAAGCGCCATCGGTATTAGTGCCGTACGGCTGGGCGTTGATGACATTGCCGACACCCGCGACCTGATTAATGAGTACGGATACATTCAGTACGACCGGATTCGCTACTTCTCCGTGGCCGACTATGCTGTGATGCTCTCATATGCCCGCCGCATCGGCAACATCGAGGGGCTGAAAGTAGGCGCCAACGCGAAGGTTATATACCGCAACATTGGGGAGTTTGCCAATGCCTGGGGCTTCGGTATTGATGCCGGCGTACAGTACGACAAAGGCAGCTGGCGCCTTGGCCTCATGGCCCGCGACATTACCACCACCGTTAATGCCTGGTCCATCAACTCCGAGCGGCTGCGCCCCGTAGCCGGCGACTCCACCGACATTCCGGCCAACAGCACCGAAATAACGCTGCCTCGGTTTGTGCTGGGGGTAGGCCGCCTGATTCAGCTGCCCGGCGAGTTTACGGCGCTGGCTGCCATCGACCTAGAAATGACGACCGATGGCCAGCGCAATACGCTGATATCGAGCAAAGCTGTGAGTATCGATCCGCGGGCGGGTCTGGAAATCGGCTACAAGAACCTAGTGTTTCTGCGCGGTGGCGTGAGTAACATCCAGCAGGTGAAAGCCTTTACCGGCTCCGATGAGTGGAAAGTGCAGCCTAGCCTAGGGGTAGGTGTGGCCTTGAGCGGCCTGCGCCTGGATGTGGCGCTTTCGCAACTGGCTATTGAAAAGCTGGGCGGACGCAGCCAAACTAACAACATCATCGTTTCATTGGGCTACGGCATCAAGTAG
- a CDS encoding C25 family cysteine peptidase yields MKQHYRVRLLVSWCSLLLALVAFRPALAQAPAPFGNEWIVPSQQYYKIQVLKDGLYRLDQQYLTQAGISGVNPQRIQLWRRGREVAIFGGGNQTALDATTYFEFYGQRNDGKLDQYLYKGGTATQPHDLYSLYTDTAAYFLTWSATANGRRMAQPTVAPTAAPHPHRMARELDLFTSRIAYVDDASFVYQPWGEAGEGYLSAAAAANAALTDSLWSRSATGPRPVVEVLLVGAWPGQRSVDVSVTIPGGTATRFLGTAALTNYGKQRLRLPLQDADIDASGRVNLVFTATGSPAGNNNRFRVAYARYMYAQTSRWFAGRKHIQFANDSTLTGPAYYTLDSIPATVAGFDVTDPYNAQRIAGTSLGGLRRGYVFPDASNRTRTLLLADEAVASVPRPAKPVRFRTLNAASSNFLIVSSKILMRPVGGVNPVRAYADYRASTAGGRYDTVIVTAEQLCNQFHYGERSVDQVRNYVRWELANSPAAQTNYLLLLGKGLIVGEAFRNGSNFEIDLIPSSTRSGSDNFLSADWENNSYVPRMPTGRLSATNPQDVINYLDKLKTHEALGPEPWRKNILHLAGGEDVDEYAEFEGYVDKYKRLAERPLFGGKVVNTYRRGQSGGSNLPVNITIAPEVNAGVSLVTYFGHGSTTTFDLNFGDPSEPGKGYNNPGKYPVFLLNGCAANAVDRRNYSKVVSENWIFSANKGAIGFMAASDEAFAYDLDAFSTEFYKVAFNEPAWYGKPISVLQAEAARRMVASVGQSSSIALSQMTVWLGDPALRFYSPEKPDFIANQTGDVQVLSNNTGPLQAASPDLKVVVNVKNPGKITYDSLDIRLTRRYPATSTGTRTPDVFTYTVRQAWRDTTYAFVLPNSGNVFGENCFEVALDYRMRIDELSETNNVGQACFNFLQGGVTTLWPPEFAIVPATGLRLVGQTNDPRGASRVYEMELDTVPTFNSGPAIKQTRTVTTTLLPDWRPTLPALAGRDSVVWYWRLRFQTPDPALNENGDWATSSFRVIPGSPGGWSQSHHGQFKRDQLTNVDVAAPSGRWNFADVSQAVTMVTRGGGTGASPTFNQITDGITAATSPFVGNCSIGVPNIIVAVFSGQTLRPVRNVGGGTYDSCGQGNLRFYHFALSGTDNINTPARQAQLQTLLTNVRPGDYVALLSVNKVNFTSFSASLKAALTSLGATRINTLQDSDPYALLVQKGPGARPVQELTADPASATPRANQVITLNGQIQTRAGSGTVTSARIGPARQWQNLFHTVRTPDASDAYTLQLVGIDTLDVETVLNPNVTNRNLALAGISAARYPYLKLMLTLRDTVNRTAPQLEQWLVTYEGVPEGIVRRDLATPTTAYDAATLARQATETGVITVPVVFQNVSNINFSGPMKARITVRDNTSARTQLVDVPGGPLLADSQVSFEAKLNVVGMAGTLSGNVIVNPRPTAPREPKALPELYYFNNELTLPAFQVDGRNTPPVLDVAFDGQHILNGDIVSPSPTIVVQLKDDDRLRRIKDQSHFDLLLTSPGQATPVPINLNGANVRFESDSTKGMARLTVEMGRGQQALDNGTYTLEVQGRDATGNAAGSEPYRVTFVVVKESTITNIYPYPNPITSKARFVFTLTGSEMPQNMKIQILSLTGRVVKEIMMAELGPLRIGNNITEYAWDGTDTYGDRLANGTYLYRVIMDDPSNKFSRRASNAEADSRAFKKDWGKLVILR; encoded by the coding sequence ATGAAACAACACTACCGCGTCCGGCTTCTGGTGAGTTGGTGCAGTCTGCTGCTGGCATTAGTGGCCTTCCGGCCAGCTCTGGCGCAGGCTCCCGCCCCCTTCGGCAACGAGTGGATTGTGCCCAGCCAGCAGTACTATAAGATTCAGGTACTGAAAGACGGGCTCTATCGCCTCGATCAGCAATATCTGACGCAGGCCGGCATCAGCGGCGTGAACCCGCAGCGGATTCAGTTGTGGCGGCGGGGCCGGGAAGTGGCCATATTCGGGGGCGGCAACCAGACCGCGCTGGATGCTACCACTTACTTCGAGTTCTACGGCCAGCGCAACGACGGCAAGCTGGACCAATACCTATATAAAGGAGGCACCGCCACCCAGCCCCACGACCTGTATAGCCTGTATACCGACACCGCCGCGTATTTCCTTACATGGTCGGCTACTGCTAACGGCCGGCGCATGGCCCAACCGACGGTTGCGCCTACAGCCGCGCCTCACCCACACCGGATGGCGCGCGAGCTGGACTTATTCACTTCCAGGATTGCCTATGTAGACGACGCCAGTTTTGTCTACCAACCCTGGGGCGAAGCAGGAGAAGGCTACTTATCTGCTGCGGCTGCGGCAAATGCAGCTCTTACAGATTCCCTCTGGAGCCGTAGTGCCACTGGCCCGCGGCCGGTAGTGGAGGTACTACTGGTAGGAGCGTGGCCCGGGCAACGATCTGTGGACGTGTCTGTCACTATTCCGGGGGGCACTGCCACGCGTTTTCTGGGTACGGCTGCGCTAACAAACTATGGAAAGCAACGGCTGCGCCTGCCATTGCAGGATGCAGATATAGATGCCAGTGGAAGAGTGAACCTTGTGTTTACTGCCACTGGCTCCCCTGCAGGAAACAACAACAGATTCAGAGTAGCATATGCCCGCTACATGTATGCGCAAACCAGCCGCTGGTTTGCGGGCCGCAAGCACATACAATTTGCCAACGACTCTACCCTTACCGGCCCGGCTTATTATACCCTAGATTCCATTCCGGCGACTGTCGCTGGCTTTGACGTAACGGACCCCTACAATGCGCAGCGGATAGCAGGAACTAGCTTGGGCGGTCTGCGGCGGGGCTACGTATTTCCGGATGCCAGCAATCGGACTCGGACGCTACTCCTCGCCGACGAAGCAGTGGCCTCCGTACCCCGGCCAGCTAAGCCGGTTCGGTTTCGAACTTTGAATGCAGCCAGCTCCAACTTCCTCATCGTTAGCAGCAAAATTTTGATGCGTCCGGTGGGAGGTGTGAATCCTGTGCGGGCCTACGCCGACTATCGGGCTTCCACGGCCGGCGGCCGCTACGACACCGTAATAGTGACAGCCGAACAGCTCTGCAACCAGTTTCACTACGGTGAGCGGTCAGTGGACCAGGTGCGCAACTATGTGCGGTGGGAACTGGCCAACTCGCCGGCGGCTCAAACCAACTACCTGCTGCTATTAGGCAAAGGATTGATAGTAGGAGAGGCCTTCCGCAACGGCAGCAACTTCGAAATTGACCTGATACCCTCCAGCACGCGAAGCGGTTCAGATAATTTTCTGTCGGCTGACTGGGAAAACAATAGCTATGTGCCCCGTATGCCCACTGGGCGCCTATCGGCTACCAATCCGCAGGACGTCATCAACTATCTGGACAAACTCAAAACGCATGAAGCGTTAGGGCCGGAGCCGTGGCGCAAGAATATCTTGCATCTGGCAGGAGGTGAGGACGTGGATGAGTACGCAGAGTTTGAGGGCTACGTCGACAAATACAAACGGCTGGCCGAACGCCCGCTGTTCGGTGGAAAAGTGGTTAATACCTACCGCCGGGGGCAATCTGGTGGCAGCAATCTACCAGTCAATATCACTATTGCGCCCGAGGTAAATGCAGGTGTTTCACTCGTGACCTATTTCGGGCACGGTTCTACTACCACTTTCGACCTGAATTTTGGCGACCCATCGGAACCGGGTAAAGGCTACAACAACCCCGGCAAATACCCAGTATTTCTGCTCAATGGTTGCGCTGCTAATGCCGTGGACCGGCGGAACTACTCAAAAGTGGTTTCCGAAAACTGGATTTTTTCGGCTAACAAAGGCGCAATAGGCTTTATGGCCGCTTCCGATGAAGCCTTTGCCTACGACCTAGACGCCTTTAGCACCGAATTTTACAAAGTTGCCTTCAACGAGCCTGCGTGGTATGGCAAGCCCATTTCGGTGCTACAAGCAGAAGCGGCGCGCCGTATGGTGGCCTCTGTAGGGCAGTCATCTTCAATTGCGCTAAGCCAGATGACGGTGTGGCTCGGCGACCCGGCGCTGCGGTTCTACTCACCCGAAAAACCCGACTTCATTGCCAATCAGACCGGCGACGTGCAGGTATTGTCTAACAATACCGGCCCGCTGCAGGCGGCTTCTCCCGACCTGAAGGTGGTGGTGAACGTGAAGAATCCCGGCAAAATCACCTACGATTCGCTCGATATCCGGCTGACGCGGCGCTACCCGGCTACCAGCACAGGCACCCGCACGCCAGACGTGTTTACCTATACCGTGCGGCAGGCCTGGCGCGACACAACGTACGCTTTCGTGCTGCCTAATTCGGGTAACGTGTTCGGGGAAAACTGCTTTGAAGTAGCCCTCGACTACCGCATGCGGATAGACGAGCTGAGTGAAACCAACAATGTGGGGCAGGCCTGCTTCAACTTCCTGCAAGGCGGTGTCACGACGCTCTGGCCGCCGGAGTTTGCCATTGTTCCGGCTACCGGCCTGCGGCTGGTAGGCCAGACCAACGACCCGCGTGGCGCCTCCCGCGTCTATGAAATGGAACTGGACACGGTACCAACGTTCAACAGCGGCCCGGCTATCAAGCAAACCCGGACCGTCACCACGACGCTGCTGCCCGACTGGCGCCCCACGCTGCCTGCTCTGGCTGGCCGCGATAGTGTGGTATGGTACTGGCGCCTACGCTTCCAGACACCTGACCCAGCACTCAACGAGAACGGTGACTGGGCCACCAGTTCGTTCCGCGTGATTCCGGGCAGCCCCGGCGGCTGGTCACAGAGCCACCACGGCCAGTTTAAGCGCGACCAGCTGACCAACGTAGATGTAGCCGCTCCCTCGGGCCGCTGGAACTTCGCCGATGTAAGCCAGGCCGTGACGATGGTGACACGTGGCGGTGGCACCGGTGCGTCACCAACGTTCAACCAGATAACAGACGGTATTACGGCGGCCACTTCGCCTTTCGTGGGCAACTGCAGCATTGGAGTCCCGAATATTATTGTGGCCGTATTCAGCGGCCAGACGCTACGGCCGGTGCGCAATGTGGGCGGCGGAACCTACGATTCCTGCGGTCAGGGCAATCTGCGCTTTTACCACTTCGCCTTGTCTGGCACCGACAACATCAACACGCCTGCCCGCCAGGCCCAGTTACAAACACTGCTCACCAACGTACGCCCCGGCGACTACGTGGCGCTGCTGTCGGTGAACAAGGTGAATTTTACCTCGTTCAGTGCTTCGCTAAAAGCTGCGCTGACCTCGTTGGGAGCCACCCGCATCAACACCCTGCAGGACAGCGACCCGTATGCGCTGCTGGTGCAGAAAGGCCCTGGTGCCCGCCCCGTGCAGGAGCTCACTGCGGACCCAGCCAGCGCTACACCCCGCGCCAATCAGGTGATTACGCTGAACGGGCAAATTCAGACTCGCGCCGGTAGCGGCACCGTCACGTCTGCCCGCATCGGGCCGGCGCGGCAGTGGCAGAACCTCTTCCATACGGTGCGCACACCCGATGCTTCCGATGCCTACACGCTGCAGTTGGTGGGCATCGATACGTTGGACGTCGAAACGGTACTGAACCCCAATGTCACCAACCGGAACCTAGCGCTGGCTGGTATTTCGGCCGCCCGGTATCCATATCTGAAGCTGATGCTGACCCTGCGCGACACAGTGAACCGCACGGCTCCGCAGCTGGAGCAGTGGCTCGTGACCTACGAAGGCGTTCCGGAAGGCATTGTACGCCGCGACCTGGCCACGCCTACTACCGCCTACGACGCTGCCACGCTGGCCCGGCAGGCTACCGAAACCGGTGTCATTACGGTGCCGGTGGTTTTCCAGAACGTTTCGAACATCAACTTCAGCGGCCCCATGAAAGCCCGCATTACGGTGCGCGACAACACCAGTGCCCGCACGCAGCTGGTAGATGTTCCCGGCGGCCCACTGCTGGCCGACAGCCAAGTTAGCTTTGAGGCGAAGCTGAATGTGGTGGGCATGGCCGGCACACTCAGTGGCAACGTCATCGTGAATCCGCGGCCGACTGCGCCGCGCGAGCCCAAGGCCCTGCCCGAGCTGTACTACTTCAACAACGAGCTGACGCTGCCTGCCTTCCAGGTAGATGGCCGCAACACGCCGCCGGTGCTGGATGTGGCCTTCGATGGCCAGCACATCCTCAACGGGGATATTGTGTCGCCTTCGCCAACCATTGTGGTGCAGCTCAAGGACGATGACCGGCTGCGGCGCATCAAAGACCAAAGCCACTTCGATTTGCTACTGACCTCGCCCGGCCAGGCCACGCCGGTTCCTATCAACTTGAACGGAGCCAATGTGCGCTTCGAGTCGGACTCGACGAAAGGCATGGCCCGCCTGACGGTGGAAATGGGACGCGGCCAGCAGGCGCTTGATAATGGCACCTATACGCTGGAAGTACAGGGCCGCGACGCCACCGGCAACGCCGCCGGCTCTGAGCCCTACCGCGTGACGTTTGTGGTCGTGAAAGAGTCCACCATCACCAACATCTATCCCTACCCGAACCCCATCACCAGCAAAGCACGCTTTGTGTTCACCCTGACCGGCAGCGAGATGCCGCAGAACATGAAGATTCAGATTCTGTCCTTGACGGGCCGGGTAGTGAAGGAAATCATGATGGCGGAGCTCGGGCCGCTGCGCATCGGCAACAACATTACAGAGTACGCCTGGGACGGCACCGATACGTACGGCGACCGGCTGGCGAATGGCACCTACCTATACCGCGTCATCATGGACGACCCCAGCAACAAGTTCAGCCGCCGCGCCTCCAATGCCGAAGCCGACAGCCGCGCTTTCAAAAAGGACTGGGGCAAGCTGGTAATACTGCGCTAA
- a CDS encoding dihydrofolate reductase, whose amino-acid sequence MLAFVVAIAENNVIGNDNQLLWHLPDDLKHFKRLTQGHPVVMGRRTYESIGRPLPNRTNIVVTRQAGWQAPGCEVAYSVPDALEQAAQLDEEVFVIGGAEIYRQALPAADVIYLTEVHHTFEGDVVFPELNNTEWREESRERHEPDEKHAYAFSFIVLRRR is encoded by the coding sequence ATGCTCGCATTTGTAGTGGCCATTGCTGAAAACAACGTCATCGGAAACGATAACCAACTGCTTTGGCACCTGCCCGACGACCTAAAACATTTCAAACGACTCACCCAGGGCCACCCCGTAGTGATGGGCCGCCGCACATACGAAAGTATCGGCCGGCCGCTGCCCAACCGCACTAACATTGTAGTCACCCGCCAGGCCGGCTGGCAGGCGCCCGGCTGTGAGGTGGCGTACTCCGTGCCCGATGCACTCGAGCAAGCGGCCCAACTAGACGAAGAAGTATTCGTTATTGGGGGAGCCGAAATCTACCGGCAGGCCCTGCCCGCCGCCGACGTTATCTACCTGACGGAGGTGCATCACACTTTTGAGGGCGACGTGGTGTTTCCGGAGTTGAATAACACCGAATGGCGGGAGGAGTCGCGCGAGCGGCACGAGCCGGATGAGAAGCACGCCTATGCCTTCAGCTTCATTGTATTGCGCAGAAGATAG